Below is a genomic region from Hippea sp. KM1.
CGATGAACCTTGCAAACCTTGTTGAATCCAGACAACCTGCCTGACCCATCAACTTATCGTCTGCAAATCCGCCGACCTTCTTAGCAGCATAAACCATAGCATCAAGAGGATTGGCAACAACGATAACGATGGCATCTGGAGAGTACTTTGCAACATTAGCTGCAACCTCTTTCATTATCTTAACATTTGTCGTAAGAAGGTCATCCCTGCTCATGCCGGGCTTTCTTGGCATACCGGATGTAATGATAACGATGTCTGAGTTCTCTGTATCCTTGTAATCATTTGTTCCTATGATCTCTGTATCGAAACCCTCAATTGGTGCTGCTTCCATCTCATCCAATGCCTTACCCTGGGGCAAACCCTCAACGATGTCCAACAATACAACTGTTTTTGCAAGCTCCTTCTCAGCAATCCTCAGCATCGTGGTACCACCAACCTGGCCTGCACCTATAATACTAATCTTGGCGTTAGCTAACATAACTCTACCTCCTAAAAGTTAATTTGTTTCTTGGTTCAATTTCAGCCGTCTAATTGTATACTCAAACATATCTAAGTGTCAATATTAAATCTTTATATAAACTTGGATAGTTAATTTAGAAAAATTACATTTAAAGAATCTTCAGGAAAACACAAAAAAGCTCTTCCCGACGCTATTGAGTTCAGATTGACATTTCTTAGGTTCAACTCAATACTCTTATCCCCCTTTTTAAAATCCAACAACACCATAGCACCGCCATCGACAAATTCAAGCCTCCGTATTGTGCACTCAAAGCAATTCCTGTTCGACTTTGGCGAAAGTATAAGCTTAGATACATCAACAACAACCCTTACACTGCCTGAATTGTTATAACCGTCAAGCCTAAGGTTTAGGCCCCAGATATTGAGAAAAACATCGCCCCCCTGCCTTTGGATATTGCCCGACAACTC
It encodes:
- the mdh gene encoding malate dehydrogenase, yielding MLANAKISIIGAGQVGGTTMLRIAEKELAKTVVLLDIVEGLPQGKALDEMEAAPIEGFDTEIIGTNDYKDTENSDIVIITSGMPRKPGMSRDDLLTTNVKIMKEVAANVAKYSPDAIVIVVANPLDAMVYAAKKVGGFADDKLMGQAGCLDSTRFARFIAWEAKCSVKAVQAMTLGGHGDDMVPLTRYSTVRGVPITEIFDKETIDRLVERTRKGGGEIVSLLKTGSAFYATASAVVQMVEAIVKDTKDVLPCAVKTQGKYGLDPDLFVGLPARLGQNGVEEIVELKLNDEELAALKASADHVKELCNRIEELKLL